DNA from Kluyveromyces marxianus DMKU3-1042 DNA, complete genome, chromosome 8:
AAAAAAGCCTGAGTATCAACTCCGAGaatgattcttctttacaGGCCATCAAACGGAGACGTATGTCTTCGAGATCTTCTGTTGGGAAAGGATCTGGGAAAGTCCAAAGAATTAGTATTGTGTCCAGGATGAGTAGCCCAGACGATGATTCATTAACTGCAAAACCAGCCGGGGACGCTGAAAACACGGACGATATCTTCCAACGGACCGATGATCTTTATCAGAAATACACAATAGCgaatttgaagatgattccaaagaaaattgCCGACACGGACTCCTCTAAATACTTGATCGATGAGGAGAATTTCACGATGGCTGATCTATGTAAGCCAACGCTTCCTATTGGAGAAATATCTGAAAATTTCACCAGAGCCAAGGAAGCCGCCCGATTGAAGGCTGAAAGAcggaaaaagagaagagaattGAGGGAAACGGCAAGACGTGAGTTCAAATCTTTAAACGACCTAGTCACAGAGGAAGAGTCTAAACTGAaggaagagagaaagaaagccGCCCAAGAGCTATTAAATACAGAGGTTCCTGATGAAAAACCTCGCCAAGGTATtcaattgaagatgagTGCCGATGGTTCAATGGTTGTGGATGAAGAATCTACGGTTGTTGATAGACACAAGAACGCATCGTTGGaaaattcttcaaaggaGAAGATCCAGAATAACCCCTTCGAAAATCTATACAACTCAGCAACGTACGGAAGACAGCAGTTCACGGATCCATGGACAACTGAGGAAATGATTAAATTCTACCAGGCTTTATCAATGTGGGGTACGGACTTCAACTTGATTTCACAACTGTTCCCATACAGAACAAGGCGACAAATTAAGTCTAAATTTGTCAACgaggaaaaaaagcatCCAATAATGATTGAGCTTGCTCTACGATCCAAACTTCCACCAAACTTTGACCAGTACTGCCAGGAAACTAGAAAAACAATCGGGACTGTTCATGAATTCAACAA
Protein-coding regions in this window:
- the BDP1 gene encoding transcription factor TFIIIB subunit BDP1, whose amino-acid sequence is MSSVVNKSAKRFVPKLRERRQISSAQTSSAQKPVGPAGPGETPETVVSANKASEVENAEPSEASNQGEVEKSETQNENENESGKVLSGSAVETTGSGENQDNIGKNGGVTFEEDDPLSQTTMARDLGPSRTSTQIPVVAVSSTASRRRSSRLDSLSAAKPTFKSGFMGANPANGSVSGSVPEKSRRLSTISTGSLRKKSLSINSENDSSLQAIKRRRMSSRSSVGKGSGKVQRISIVSRMSSPDDDSLTAKPAGDAENTDDIFQRTDDLYQKYTIANLKMIPKKIADTDSSKYLIDEENFTMADLCKPTLPIGEISENFTRAKEAARLKAERRKKRRELRETARREFKSLNDLVTEEESKLKEERKKAAQELLNTEVPDEKPRQGIQLKMSADGSMVVDEESTVVDRHKNASLENSSKEKIQNNPFENLYNSATYGRQQFTDPWTTEEMIKFYQALSMWGTDFNLISQLFPYRTRRQIKSKFVNEEKKHPIMIELALRSKLPPNFDQYCQETRKTIGTVHEFNKRLDQLQVEHEEHLKQIEVERQNAREQDIKQQSVKEHERAQRGKQGGRQEQLREYRKSEIVLGSIDDLKKKRAEEVTEET